A single genomic interval of Novosphingobium ginsenosidimutans harbors:
- a CDS encoding tyrosine-type recombinase/integrase: MVKGVHYVRSKRPDGTIVWYVYACRGGAQIMRHVGPKKPNLSNEALRLLNEARLVQRTHAEKTIGDLIMHFRKSKQWNDLSDGTRRTWGSALDAIDRKWGETPLTVWSDPRMKAKVVDWRDSRAATPRGADIGITVLSRLLEFGLLRGFVRFNAAAGIPSLYKGGGRSLIVWTDEDMTRFAQTALEMQQPQIIDGMRLAALTGLRRQDLVIVTFDDIQDGTLTTLAQKQSRNRRFEVTIPILPELASLIEELSTRFRKPGVKTLLVNSFGQPWSEAGFTGSFGRVRDKADIAGVDEQGQLTRKHLHDLRGTFCTTLCMAGLSNEEVAMVMGWSPEQVASIRRTYVDKNQVVRSIARRLGQAA, from the coding sequence ATGGTGAAGGGCGTCCATTACGTGCGTTCAAAGCGGCCAGACGGAACTATCGTCTGGTATGTCTACGCGTGTCGCGGCGGCGCTCAAATCATGAGACATGTCGGGCCCAAAAAGCCAAATCTTTCGAATGAGGCACTTCGTCTTCTCAACGAGGCCCGTCTGGTGCAGCGCACACACGCAGAGAAGACCATTGGCGACCTCATTATGCACTTCCGCAAAAGTAAGCAGTGGAACGATCTATCCGATGGCACCCGCCGCACTTGGGGTTCAGCACTTGACGCAATTGATCGCAAGTGGGGCGAAACCCCACTAACAGTTTGGTCTGACCCGCGCATGAAGGCAAAGGTGGTGGACTGGCGAGATAGCCGAGCGGCTACTCCGCGAGGTGCAGATATCGGAATAACCGTTCTGTCCCGCTTGCTAGAGTTTGGGCTGCTTCGGGGATTTGTCCGGTTCAATGCCGCAGCTGGCATTCCGAGCCTCTACAAGGGCGGAGGTAGATCGCTGATCGTGTGGACAGATGAGGACATGACCCGATTTGCCCAGACAGCCCTGGAGATGCAGCAGCCTCAAATCATCGATGGAATGAGGTTGGCGGCGCTTACAGGCTTACGGCGTCAGGATTTGGTCATTGTGACCTTCGACGACATTCAGGATGGAACTCTTACAACTCTTGCTCAAAAGCAGAGCCGCAATCGACGGTTCGAAGTGACAATTCCAATCCTGCCGGAATTGGCTTCACTCATTGAAGAACTTTCAACTCGTTTTCGGAAACCTGGCGTCAAAACCCTGCTCGTGAACAGCTTCGGGCAACCTTGGTCAGAAGCTGGTTTCACGGGGAGCTTTGGCCGTGTCAGAGACAAGGCCGATATCGCAGGTGTGGACGAGCAAGGGCAATTGACCAGGAAACACTTGCACGACTTGCGCGGCACCTTCTGCACTACGCTTTGCATGGCCGGGCTTTCGAACGAAGAAGTGGCGATGGTAATGGGGTGGTCGCCCGAGCAAGTTGCGAGCATCCGTCGCACCTATGTCGATAAGAACCAGGTAGTAAGATCGATCGCACGTCGTCTTGGCCAAGCAGCCTGA
- a CDS encoding DUF6968 family protein translates to MIETPFVDRRFELDGGELIVRFFAPSKAPGGEFQCPYVIGWPEREVRRYACGEDGLQALMLAMRTVHSDLVESDAYKAGRLTWCDQADLDLPPTWGVGPLYDRPPQP, encoded by the coding sequence ATGATCGAAACGCCATTCGTGGACCGCCGGTTCGAGCTTGATGGCGGTGAGTTGATTGTCCGCTTTTTTGCGCCATCCAAGGCGCCCGGAGGCGAATTCCAGTGCCCTTATGTCATTGGATGGCCAGAACGAGAGGTTCGCCGATATGCGTGTGGCGAAGATGGTCTCCAAGCACTTATGCTGGCTATGCGGACAGTCCATTCCGACCTGGTCGAGAGCGATGCTTATAAGGCCGGGCGCCTTACTTGGTGCGATCAGGCCGATCTCGACCTTCCGCCCACTTGGGGTGTTGGGCCGCTCTACGACCGTCCCCCACAGCCATAA
- a CDS encoding helix-turn-helix transcriptional regulator, translating into MRVPTGLLAHFAEWFGWPDWLLDGTELALDVDKSFPATLTLADDLTILANIIDNGFASAFLSRLQLSSLGVPGSTNSLVRETAPDLRSALTVLARAITVSNPIYEAKLDLDGEMAKFVMSSKIDMGRIFGLAAAVVVMMLRQTFAVFVGGRTAELKITIGPEAIHDLETFNTDLLIKVSIGRDLCVSFPAAWLETPNPIFDRDLWLIVVARIEARERALRQNSEIATIESQIAAIFERGGSPPRMKQVADQMGISSRSLTRKLAAADVTFHDLVETRRRHRAAVLIARADIPLKEVAYRLGFSDMSTFSRTFKKWFSKSPAAYRSESRR; encoded by the coding sequence TTGCGGGTTCCGACCGGTCTTCTTGCTCATTTTGCAGAATGGTTTGGATGGCCCGACTGGCTTTTGGACGGCACTGAACTTGCCCTGGATGTAGACAAGTCCTTCCCTGCGACGCTCACCCTGGCCGACGATCTAACGATCTTGGCGAATATTATCGACAATGGTTTCGCCAGCGCGTTTCTGTCCCGTCTTCAGTTGTCGTCGTTGGGCGTTCCTGGTTCAACTAATTCGCTTGTTCGAGAGACGGCACCTGACCTGCGCAGTGCGCTAACGGTTTTAGCGCGCGCCATCACAGTCTCTAACCCGATCTACGAAGCGAAGCTTGATTTAGACGGGGAAATGGCAAAGTTTGTCATGAGCTCGAAAATCGACATGGGTCGAATTTTCGGGCTCGCCGCAGCGGTCGTTGTGATGATGCTTCGTCAAACATTCGCCGTATTCGTGGGGGGGCGCACAGCAGAGCTGAAAATTACGATTGGTCCCGAAGCGATACATGACCTCGAAACCTTCAATACAGACCTCCTTATTAAAGTCTCAATTGGCCGAGATCTGTGCGTCAGTTTTCCTGCAGCGTGGCTGGAAACCCCCAATCCAATCTTTGATCGCGACCTCTGGCTGATCGTCGTCGCACGTATCGAAGCGCGTGAGCGGGCTCTCAGGCAAAACTCGGAGATTGCCACAATCGAAAGTCAAATCGCAGCAATCTTCGAGCGTGGGGGAAGTCCTCCGCGAATGAAGCAAGTCGCGGATCAGATGGGCATTTCGTCACGCAGCCTGACGCGAAAGCTTGCAGCGGCTGACGTCACCTTCCATGATCTCGTTGAAACAAGGCGCCGACACCGCGCTGCAGTTCTCATTGCCCGTGCCGACATCCCTTTGAAGGAAGTCGCCTACAGGCTAGGCTTTTCAGACATGTCCACGTTCAGCCGAACGTTCAAAAAATGGTTCAGCAAGAGCCCGGCTGCCTATCGTAGCGAGAGCAGGCGCTAG